One Hydrogenoanaerobacterium saccharovorans DNA segment encodes these proteins:
- a CDS encoding CPBP family intramembrane glutamic endopeptidase — MNYNNNFDQDRQPESGYTYVQGLGFVPFGPAYKERTSLITCANAIGLAVLLYLFLRVAIPDYVVRVLMLFVPEIRYFNSHLMAPEWITQIIDGTCFLLSNFIAYGLYMLFIRIPVKVALPLKRPQASVTVASVLIALAVSVLGSILTSAIGRVFGFVGLIPIMPDISVSLTPTGLIAALVNICILPAFVEEFVFRGVLLQSLRRFGDGFALAISSIIFSMLHLNFIQAPVALLTGFVIGYFVIRTGSVLTGVIIHFINNFLALIQQIIMPLLSQHLADIVNLLVVLVYLILGLVAMVLLARSSDNLFELKTIPSSFSVRKRAKMFFSCPAMVIAIVLIASLSLHSIQRLPR, encoded by the coding sequence ATGAATTACAACAATAATTTTGACCAAGACAGACAGCCTGAATCCGGGTATACATATGTACAGGGTTTGGGCTTTGTTCCGTTTGGGCCTGCTTATAAAGAGCGCACCTCGCTCATCACCTGTGCAAACGCGATAGGGCTTGCGGTGCTGCTTTATTTGTTCTTGCGCGTTGCCATACCCGATTATGTTGTAAGAGTTCTGATGCTGTTTGTACCTGAGATTCGTTATTTTAATTCGCACTTAATGGCACCTGAGTGGATTACGCAGATAATTGACGGTACTTGCTTTTTACTAAGTAATTTTATTGCCTATGGTCTTTATATGCTTTTTATCCGCATCCCTGTAAAAGTAGCGTTGCCGCTTAAACGTCCTCAGGCATCGGTCACGGTTGCTTCGGTGCTGATTGCGCTTGCGGTGTCGGTGCTGGGCTCCATTTTAACTTCAGCCATCGGCCGTGTATTCGGTTTTGTCGGTTTGATACCGATTATGCCCGATATATCGGTTTCGCTTACCCCTACGGGGCTGATAGCCGCCTTGGTTAATATTTGTATACTGCCTGCATTTGTAGAGGAGTTTGTATTCCGCGGTGTACTGTTGCAAAGCCTGCGCCGGTTTGGCGATGGGTTTGCACTGGCGATATCCTCCATTATTTTTAGTATGCTTCACCTTAACTTTATTCAGGCACCTGTTGCTCTTCTGACAGGGTTTGTCATAGGATATTTTGTTATTCGCACCGGCTCTGTTTTAACCGGGGTTATCATACACTTTATCAATAATTTTCTGGCATTGATCCAGCAAATCATTATGCCATTGCTTTCGCAGCATCTGGCGGATATTGTGAACCTGCTGGTAGTTTTGGTTTACCTGATATTGGGGCTTGTTGCTATGGTTTTGCTTGCACGCAGCAGCGATAATCTGTTTGAGCTCAAAACAATACCGTCCTCTTTCTCGGTGCGCAAGCGTGCAAAAATGTTCTTCTCGTGCCCTGCAATGGTGATTGCAATTGTGCTGATCGCATCGCTTTCGCTGCATAGTATTCAAAGATTGCCGAGGTAA
- a CDS encoding Bax inhibitor-1/YccA family protein — protein MYNNSNADPWINTEERAKTPLYKHIAKTYAWMFLGLMVTFATAYSLYSTGLVWFVFYFSWMPIALLIAKLALVWFLTSKMYSFQVNTVRTIFLAYSFLTGVVFSTLFIMYDATDSILLFGVTALFFGLMAGIGLITKKDVSRYGSIIVFGLVALLIMSLISYFLNLYMLDIILCFVGLFVFLGVTTYDSKKAKDFYYQFEGDSEMLEKISVYSALNLYLDFINVFLYLLRLFGKKR, from the coding sequence ATGTACAACAACAGCAATGCAGACCCTTGGATAAATACGGAGGAACGGGCAAAAACCCCCTTATATAAGCACATTGCAAAAACCTATGCTTGGATGTTTTTGGGCCTTATGGTTACATTCGCAACGGCTTATTCGCTTTACAGTACAGGGCTGGTGTGGTTTGTGTTTTATTTTAGCTGGATGCCGATTGCGCTATTAATTGCCAAACTGGCACTGGTATGGTTTTTAACCTCTAAGATGTATTCGTTTCAGGTAAATACCGTAAGAACTATTTTTCTAGCCTATTCGTTTTTAACGGGTGTAGTGTTTTCTACTCTGTTTATAATGTATGATGCTACCGATTCGATTCTTTTATTCGGCGTTACGGCATTGTTTTTCGGCTTGATGGCGGGGATTGGTCTTATCACAAAAAAAGATGTTTCGCGCTACGGGTCGATTATCGTATTCGGTTTGGTTGCCCTTTTGATAATGAGCCTTATCAGTTATTTTCTCAACCTGTATATGCTGGATATCATCCTTTGCTTTGTGGGGCTTTTTGTTTTCTTGGGTGTTACTACCTACGATTCAAAAAAGGCGAAAGATTTTTACTACCAGTTTGAAGGCGATTCCGAAATGCTGGAGAAAATCTCTGTTTACTCTGCACTCAACCTCTATCTCGATTTTATCAATGTATTTCTGTACCTGCTGCGTTTGTTCGGCAAAAAAAGATAA
- a CDS encoding nitrilase-related carbon-nitrogen hydrolase, with protein MQDIFLSIVDAFEPPAQQSNFVVFKNNVPVIPMKEGGSYFKKCKKYAKEHNTYVVTGLMNIADYMCLCMFNPAGKIAGAQRGLFFNRDNRNLYKKASNLALFDTPYGKIFLCVDADIYNPEVQRHARLGGCDILVNSQWIAPDEYSEQKLFTGGWGAAQTNNLLVLSANNNTASISAPFLATMDNTGYISKPAQTASAAFNVSRLYDIHSDYHSSHFNKNLFAEHRHLL; from the coding sequence ATGCAGGATATATTTCTCAGCATCGTTGACGCATTTGAACCACCTGCGCAGCAAAGCAATTTCGTAGTATTTAAAAATAACGTTCCTGTCATCCCGATGAAAGAGGGCGGCAGCTATTTTAAAAAGTGTAAAAAATACGCAAAAGAACACAACACCTATGTAGTAACAGGGCTGATGAACATTGCAGACTATATGTGCCTATGTATGTTTAACCCTGCCGGTAAAATAGCAGGTGCACAGCGGGGGTTGTTTTTTAACAGAGACAACCGCAATCTATACAAAAAAGCTAGTAACCTCGCTTTATTTGACACACCTTACGGCAAAATATTTCTTTGTGTGGATGCAGACATCTATAACCCCGAGGTACAGCGGCATGCACGCTTGGGCGGCTGCGATATTTTGGTGAATTCGCAGTGGATTGCCCCCGATGAATACAGCGAACAAAAATTGTTTACAGGCGGCTGGGGCGCTGCACAAACCAACAACTTGCTGGTATTGTCGGCAAATAATAACACGGCATCCATCAGCGCGCCGTTTCTTGCTACAATGGACAACACCGGTTATATATCCAAACCCGCTCAAACGGCATCTGCTGCGTTTAACGTAAGCCGCTTATACGATATTCACAGTGATTATCACAGTTCTCATTTCAACAAAAACTTGTTTGCAGAACACCGCCATCTGCTTTAA
- the tadA gene encoding tRNA adenosine(34) deaminase TadA translates to MENQYELYMRQALELAAQAARLGEVPVGALVVKNGRIVGRGFNRREGSKNALSHAELIAIDQACRTLGGWRLFGCDLYVTLEPCPMCAGAIINSRIDHVVFGAYDKKAGSCGSVINLFELPYNHFPTAMGGILQQECAGMLSDFFKQLRK, encoded by the coding sequence ATGGAAAATCAATACGAACTGTATATGAGGCAGGCGCTGGAGCTTGCAGCACAGGCGGCGCGGCTTGGCGAGGTACCGGTAGGTGCACTGGTGGTAAAAAATGGGCGCATTGTAGGGCGAGGTTTTAACCGCCGAGAGGGCAGTAAAAATGCGCTTTCTCATGCCGAGTTGATAGCCATTGATCAAGCGTGTAGAACACTTGGCGGTTGGCGGCTGTTTGGCTGCGATTTGTATGTTACGCTTGAGCCTTGCCCAATGTGTGCGGGTGCCATCATCAACAGCCGTATAGACCATGTTGTTTTTGGCGCATACGATAAAAAGGCGGGCTCTTGCGGCTCGGTTATCAACCTTTTTGAACTGCCCTACAATCATTTTCCCACCGCAATGGGCGGTATTTTGCAGCAAGAATGTGCCGGTATGCTTAGCGACTTTTTTAAGCAATTGCGCAAGTAA
- a CDS encoding ABC transporter ATP-binding protein, whose amino-acid sequence MEKLVDIRKVYKIYNPGENEVRALDGVTLGIDHGEFIAIVGHSGSGKSTLMNMLGCLDTPSEGSYFLDGEDVSTLSDDELSEIRNKEIGFVFQGFNLIPSLDAIENVELPLIYRGLSKDERRRLATEALERVGLGNRLRHRPMQMSGGQQQRVAIARAIAAKPPVILADEPTGNLDSKSGKDVMRILNELWHEGRTVILITHDNEIANSARRIVKIIDGKIVSDVINDKVPESPARLANHTL is encoded by the coding sequence ATGGAGAAGCTGGTTGACATCAGAAAGGTGTACAAAATCTACAACCCCGGCGAGAACGAGGTGCGCGCGCTTGACGGCGTAACACTGGGTATCGATCACGGGGAGTTTATCGCCATCGTAGGGCATTCGGGTTCCGGTAAATCTACATTAATGAATATGCTGGGCTGTTTGGACACGCCGAGCGAGGGCAGTTATTTTCTCGACGGTGAGGACGTTTCCACTCTTTCGGATGATGAGTTATCGGAAATTCGCAATAAAGAGATTGGCTTTGTGTTTCAGGGCTTTAACCTGATCCCCAGTCTGGATGCAATTGAGAATGTGGAGCTGCCACTCATTTATCGCGGGCTTTCTAAAGATGAGCGCCGCCGCCTTGCCACCGAGGCATTGGAGCGTGTGGGCTTGGGTAACCGTTTGCGTCACCGCCCCATGCAAATGTCGGGCGGGCAGCAGCAGCGTGTGGCAATTGCCCGGGCAATTGCAGCAAAGCCTCCTGTAATTTTAGCCGATGAGCCGACAGGAAACCTTGACAGTAAGTCGGGCAAAGATGTTATGCGTATCCTCAACGAGTTATGGCATGAGGGGCGCACGGTCATCCTCATCACCCATGATAACGAGATTGCGAACAGTGCACGCCGTATTGTTAAAATCATTGACGGCAAAATTGTTTCAGATGTCATCAATGATAAGGTGCCCGAATCACCTGCCAGATTGGCAAACCATACCTTGTAA
- a CDS encoding TrpB-like pyridoxal phosphate-dependent enzyme: MKKIPHRIYLTEEQMPKQWYNLRADMKELPAPMMNPATLRPATEEDLYPVFCKELAHQEMDDKTRYVPIPDEILEFYKMYRPSPLIRAYNLEKALGTPAKIYYKFEGNNTSGSHKLNSAVAQAYYAKKQGLKSLTTETGAGQWGTALAEACSFFGIPLTVFMVKASYEQKPFRKAIIQTFDANVIASPSNTTDAGRKILQENPETSGSLGCAISEAVEKAVTTPDCRYVLGSVLNQVLLHQSIIGLESKIAMESIGEYPDVIIGCAGGGSNLGGLIAPFMQDKLTGKANPRMVAVEPASCPSLTRGKYAYDFCDTGKITPMAKMYTLGCEFIPAPNHAGGLRYHGMSPVLSKLYHDGYMEAVAVQQTKVFNAATLFAKQETILPAPESAHAIYAAIEEALKCKETGEEKTILFGLTGTGYFDMTAYTSYLEGKMNDFIPTDEDLQKGFDKLPKIPGIQG, encoded by the coding sequence ATGAAAAAAATACCGCACAGAATATATTTAACCGAGGAGCAGATGCCAAAGCAGTGGTATAATCTCAGGGCGGATATGAAAGAACTGCCCGCCCCCATGATGAACCCTGCCACCCTGCGCCCTGCAACAGAAGAAGATTTATATCCTGTATTCTGCAAAGAACTGGCACATCAAGAGATGGACGACAAAACGCGCTATGTACCAATTCCAGATGAAATCCTCGAGTTTTACAAAATGTACCGTCCCTCTCCGCTCATTCGTGCGTACAACTTAGAAAAGGCACTGGGTACGCCCGCAAAAATCTACTATAAATTTGAGGGCAACAACACCTCAGGCAGCCATAAGCTGAATTCTGCCGTTGCACAGGCGTATTACGCAAAAAAACAGGGGCTTAAAAGCCTTACCACCGAAACAGGCGCAGGCCAATGGGGCACCGCACTTGCCGAAGCTTGTTCGTTTTTTGGTATTCCCCTCACCGTTTTTATGGTAAAAGCCTCTTACGAGCAAAAGCCTTTTCGTAAAGCCATCATACAAACTTTTGACGCAAATGTAATTGCAAGCCCCAGCAATACCACGGATGCGGGCAGAAAAATATTGCAAGAAAACCCCGAAACAAGCGGCAGTTTGGGCTGTGCCATCTCCGAAGCCGTGGAAAAAGCAGTTACAACACCCGATTGCCGTTATGTGCTCGGCTCTGTGCTCAACCAAGTTTTGTTGCACCAGTCCATCATCGGGTTAGAATCGAAAATCGCGATGGAATCTATCGGAGAATACCCCGATGTCATCATTGGCTGTGCGGGCGGCGGCTCCAACCTCGGTGGGTTGATTGCACCGTTTATGCAGGATAAACTCACAGGGAAGGCAAACCCCAGAATGGTGGCGGTAGAGCCGGCGTCCTGCCCGTCGCTTACCCGCGGCAAATATGCTTACGATTTTTGCGATACGGGTAAAATCACGCCAATGGCAAAAATGTATACACTCGGATGCGAATTTATCCCTGCGCCCAATCATGCAGGCGGTTTGCGTTATCACGGGATGTCCCCTGTTTTGTCAAAACTGTATCATGACGGATACATGGAGGCTGTGGCAGTGCAGCAGACAAAGGTATTTAATGCCGCAACCTTGTTTGCAAAGCAAGAGACGATTCTTCCTGCGCCGGAGTCGGCACATGCCATTTATGCTGCAATCGAAGAAGCGCTGAAGTGCAAAGAAACCGGCGAAGAAAAAACGATTTTGTTTGGCCTTACAGGTACCGGTTATTTTGATATGACCGCTTACACCTCTTATTTGGAAGGGAAGATGAATGATTTCATCCCTACCGACGAAGATTTACAAAAAGGCTTTGATAAGCTGCCGAAAATCCCCGGAATTCAGGGGTAG
- a CDS encoding M14 family zinc carboxypeptidase, whose amino-acid sequence MLLEQYYEQPPIHNQVKGGLFALKGQYPGLCKVFSIGRSVLGRELYAVSVGQTKCATLFMGGTHGLEWLTTLMLMRFLDDLLYSIAQNKPLAEIDVKKSMERRGVIILPALNPDGIEIALRGSAGAMSMGDKVQEICDGNYALWQANARGVDINHNFDAGWDILHQMEQEAGITSPAPTRFGGYRHTSEPETRAICGFCKGFQVRQAYAVHSQGEEIYYKYGEHTPSRSRLMAQLLATSSGYKLMTQEGLASHGGFKDWFIDKLHRPAFTIEIGKGKNPLPITDLIPVYNKLQEMLVLALLL is encoded by the coding sequence ATGCTGCTGGAACAGTATTATGAACAGCCGCCGATACACAATCAAGTGAAAGGAGGCCTGTTTGCACTAAAGGGGCAGTATCCCGGGTTGTGTAAAGTGTTTTCCATCGGGCGCAGTGTACTGGGGCGCGAGTTGTACGCTGTATCGGTGGGGCAAACCAAATGCGCTACACTGTTTATGGGCGGCACGCATGGTTTAGAATGGCTTACCACGCTGATGCTGATGCGATTTTTAGATGATTTACTGTATAGTATAGCACAAAACAAACCGCTTGCAGAGATTGACGTAAAAAAATCGATGGAGCGGCGCGGTGTTATTATTTTGCCGGCACTCAACCCGGACGGCATTGAGATTGCGCTGCGGGGCAGTGCAGGCGCAATGAGTATGGGCGATAAGGTGCAAGAGATTTGCGACGGCAACTACGCGCTGTGGCAGGCAAATGCACGGGGGGTGGATATCAACCATAATTTTGACGCCGGCTGGGATATTCTGCACCAAATGGAGCAGGAGGCGGGCATAACGAGCCCTGCCCCTACCCGCTTTGGCGGGTACCGCCATACCAGCGAGCCCGAAACACGCGCTATTTGTGGTTTTTGCAAAGGGTTTCAGGTGCGGCAGGCGTATGCAGTTCACTCACAGGGGGAGGAAATCTATTATAAATACGGTGAACATACGCCATCTCGTTCGCGCCTGATGGCACAGCTGCTTGCTACCAGCAGCGGTTATAAGCTGATGACACAGGAGGGGCTTGCCTCGCACGGCGGTTTTAAAGACTGGTTTATAGATAAACTGCACCGCCCTGCGTTTACCATTGAAATTGGCAAAGGCAAAAACCCGCTGCCGATTACCGACTTGATACCTGTGTACAACAAGCTGCAAGAAATGCTGGTACTGGCACTGCTGCTTTAA
- a CDS encoding QueT transporter family protein: MMRNTNVRKLTMCAMLAAIYVVLSLAFAPISFGAVQFRVSEALTLLPVFSPYAVIGVTVGCLITNIAGVAMGITMPMDILFGTLATLIAAVLTYLLRNVCIKGIPVLAALPPVLVNALVIGWEITFFFLPEGASLPGFITSAVSVGTGEMVACGVLGMLLVYTLKKTKLDKKLFE; the protein is encoded by the coding sequence ATGATGAGAAACACAAACGTCAGAAAGCTGACGATGTGCGCAATGCTTGCTGCCATTTATGTGGTGCTGAGCCTGGCTTTTGCGCCCATTTCGTTTGGCGCGGTGCAGTTTCGGGTTTCGGAGGCACTTACCCTGCTGCCGGTATTTTCGCCTTATGCAGTGATTGGTGTCACTGTGGGCTGCTTAATCACCAACATAGCGGGGGTGGCAATGGGCATAACCATGCCAATGGATATCTTGTTCGGCACGCTTGCCACGCTGATTGCAGCGGTTTTAACCTACCTGCTGCGTAATGTTTGCATCAAAGGCATTCCGGTACTGGCAGCGCTGCCACCGGTGCTCGTTAATGCACTGGTGATCGGATGGGAAATTACTTTTTTCTTTTTGCCCGAGGGCGCATCCTTGCCAGGCTTTATCACTTCGGCGGTCAGTGTAGGCACAGGCGAAATGGTTGCATGCGGCGTGCTTGGCATGCTGCTGGTGTATACTTTAAAGAAAACCAAGTTGGATAAAAAATTATTTGAATAG
- a CDS encoding NUDIX domain-containing protein, protein MKLFEKPLSTEQLFKGRVITLRKDMVELENGNVTSREVIEHPGGVAVAAIDDGGKLLMVRQFRYPFAQALLEIPAGKLEYGEDAFACGKRELEEETGYVAETYCSLGQLLPTPAYDNEIIHLYFAKDLSKTKQHLDADEFLYVEKIPFEKAVEMVLNNEIRDAKTQIAILKTKLFRERNVL, encoded by the coding sequence ATGAAACTATTTGAAAAACCGCTGAGCACCGAACAACTGTTCAAAGGCAGAGTGATTACTCTGCGTAAAGATATGGTCGAACTGGAAAACGGCAATGTCACCAGCCGTGAAGTGATTGAGCACCCGGGCGGTGTTGCCGTTGCGGCAATCGATGACGGAGGCAAGCTTTTGATGGTAAGGCAGTTCCGCTACCCGTTTGCACAGGCTTTGCTTGAAATACCTGCAGGCAAACTGGAATACGGTGAAGATGCTTTTGCCTGCGGCAAGCGTGAGCTGGAGGAGGAAACCGGCTATGTTGCAGAAACCTATTGTTCACTGGGGCAGCTTTTGCCAACGCCTGCTTACGATAATGAGATCATCCATTTGTATTTTGCAAAAGATTTATCAAAAACCAAACAACATTTGGATGCCGATGAATTTCTATACGTAGAAAAAATACCTTTCGAAAAAGCAGTTGAAATGGTACTTAACAACGAAATCCGCGATGCAAAAACGCAAATTGCCATACTAAAAACCAAGCTTTTTCGCGAGCGCAATGTGCTATAA
- a CDS encoding nitrilase-related carbon-nitrogen hydrolase, protein MISFPNPFSLKGSEKKIIKVIDRLDINRSENLSFTDPAAVKVAAIPVKLRPYKKLDDYVEHLSEKMALAVEGGAQMVCFPELIGFAPLSIVPKYDRIVSDYKLCESGERGNFTNDVLYTYYDFLQEVYFTTFSELACQYGVYVLAGSIYLFDGDNLYNRSYLFDPDGDVLGYQNKTHLAEDEVQIGVTPGNTLTLFDTKIGKFCVSIGQDSCYFEVYRIAKGLGAQVMLCPTCNINYGCRYPNVADVYLRVQETALFAVKSTMVGDILQRRFGGVCGIYCPSVIAAEKQGILASSDNDAEKPVVSRINLTKLDNVFNPYACDINEEFSQDFAQRHFGETQSATASSLEV, encoded by the coding sequence ATGATTTCATTTCCTAATCCGTTTTCTCTTAAGGGAAGCGAGAAAAAAATTATTAAGGTTATCGACCGGCTGGACATCAACCGCAGCGAGAACCTGTCTTTCACAGACCCTGCTGCGGTTAAGGTTGCAGCAATCCCCGTAAAACTTCGCCCCTACAAAAAGCTGGATGATTATGTTGAGCACCTTTCTGAAAAGATGGCACTTGCCGTAGAGGGCGGCGCACAGATGGTGTGCTTCCCTGAACTGATTGGATTCGCACCTTTATCGATCGTGCCTAAATACGACCGCATTGTTTCGGATTACAAACTATGTGAATCGGGCGAGCGCGGCAACTTTACCAACGATGTGCTTTATACATATTACGATTTTTTGCAAGAGGTTTACTTTACCACTTTTTCTGAGCTTGCTTGCCAATACGGTGTTTATGTTTTGGCTGGGAGCATCTACTTGTTTGACGGCGACAACCTGTATAACCGCTCGTACCTGTTCGACCCTGACGGTGATGTCCTCGGTTATCAGAATAAAACGCATCTAGCCGAAGATGAAGTTCAAATCGGCGTAACCCCGGGCAACACTCTTACTCTGTTTGACACGAAAATAGGTAAGTTTTGTGTTTCTATCGGGCAAGACAGTTGCTATTTTGAGGTGTACCGTATCGCAAAGGGGTTGGGCGCACAGGTGATGCTATGCCCCACCTGCAACATCAACTACGGCTGCCGCTACCCAAATGTGGCAGATGTTTACCTGCGCGTACAAGAGACCGCGCTGTTTGCGGTAAAGTCAACGATGGTAGGCGACATCCTTCAGCGCCGTTTCGGCGGAGTATGCGGTATTTACTGCCCCTCTGTTATCGCTGCAGAAAAGCAGGGGATTTTGGCAAGCAGCGACAACGATGCAGAAAAACCGGTGGTTTCACGAATTAACCTTACCAAGCTTGATAATGTTTTTAACCCCTATGCCTGCGATATCAACGAAGAGTTTTCGCAAGATTTTGCGCAGCGTCATTTTGGTGAAACACAATCCGCCACGGCATCCAGCTTGGAAGTATAA